From Paenibacillus sp. GP183, one genomic window encodes:
- a CDS encoding helix-turn-helix transcriptional regulator produces the protein MAVENSKAKTMGAFLKSRRERLQPEEVGFSHSYGQRRTPGLRREEIAMLAGVSTTYYTWLEQGREVTASKEIIENIAKALQLTPDESVHLFQLWNPNEPTVIHSVPSVLHSQWHNIIGQLSYPSYITNERSEVLAWNQAANETLADFTSMPGADRILIRLLFTDPEMRRRMINWEEFARSSVAVFRTYYDKYKGDPWFEETVEQLLESSMEFGTIWRLYDIQLKKVSRVFLQLPGTAKPVPFDINSLSSLSDNQDLYVCIYTPVTADGIKSP, from the coding sequence ATGGCCGTTGAAAATAGCAAAGCAAAAACGATGGGGGCTTTTCTGAAATCCCGCAGGGAACGGCTTCAGCCGGAGGAAGTGGGATTCAGCCACTCTTATGGGCAGCGAAGAACGCCGGGACTGCGGCGGGAAGAAATCGCCATGCTGGCAGGAGTTAGCACAACGTATTATACGTGGCTGGAACAAGGCAGGGAAGTAACGGCTTCGAAGGAGATTATCGAGAATATCGCAAAAGCGCTCCAGTTGACTCCGGACGAGAGCGTGCATTTGTTCCAGCTATGGAATCCCAATGAACCTACTGTCATTCACTCCGTACCATCTGTGCTACATTCGCAGTGGCATAACATTATCGGTCAATTGTCGTATCCTTCGTACATCACCAATGAAAGGTCGGAAGTGCTAGCTTGGAATCAAGCAGCCAATGAGACGCTTGCCGACTTCACTTCTATGCCTGGTGCTGATCGCATCTTGATTCGTTTACTGTTCACGGATCCTGAGATGCGTCGCCGCATGATCAACTGGGAAGAATTTGCGCGCTCTTCGGTTGCTGTGTTCAGAACTTATTATGATAAGTATAAGGGAGATCCTTGGTTTGAGGAGACGGTGGAGCAGCTTCTCGAGAGTAGCATGGAGTTTGGAACGATATGGAGACTGTATGATATTCAGCTCAAGAAAGTCAGTCGGGTTTTCTTGCAGCTGCCTGGAACTGCGAAGCCGGTTCCTTTCGATATTAATTCCCTATCCAGTCTCTCTGACAATCAGGATCTGTATGTATGTATCTATACACCGGTTACGGCAGATGGTATAAAATCTCCGTAA
- a CDS encoding MerR family transcriptional regulator produces MKDRMRIGDLTERAGVTHRTVRYYESIGLIPSGEREGNGQHYYTEETVARLRKIDQLKKLGLSLEEIRDVIDLYFIDPSGVQPKQKVLAILRQHLAEADQKIDGLQQFRTDLQANIERFERWFKEKE; encoded by the coding sequence ATGAAAGACCGCATGCGCATAGGTGATTTAACCGAACGAGCCGGGGTAACTCACCGCACTGTTCGATATTACGAGAGTATAGGACTGATACCTTCAGGTGAGCGTGAAGGCAACGGCCAGCACTACTACACAGAAGAGACGGTTGCCCGCCTCCGAAAAATTGACCAATTAAAGAAGCTTGGACTTAGTCTGGAAGAAATAAGAGACGTTATTGATCTCTATTTCATTGACCCAAGTGGTGTACAACCTAAACAGAAAGTCCTCGCTATCCTGCGGCAGCATCTCGCAGAGGCTGACCAGAAGATCGATGGGTTACAGCAATTCCGGACTGATTTACAGGCCAACATCGAACGCTTCGAGCGCTGGTTCAAGGAAAAAGAATAG
- a CDS encoding protein-glutamine gamma-glutamyltransferase, with product MNSIDPSLFSGMERAIFMRKDQSPIVYRYESLTQLRFELNLRIKILEAANGLLRSKAAFASFKKSRCNTIFWNLTAYGGFALKRGDLPSTAIRDIFTNGALYAFECSTAMVIVLYKAVLDSIGEYRFNQYFADLLLWYWVLDKDLRYITINSSRESYPGDILYFNNPDFIPDTPEWRGENVVKFDENLYYGHGIGITNAEGIIAVLNKIRKPNSTRSAYLLEQASYPDFKYLFHIAAGRSSDHYVYESVQQFNRNLITAKIGLSRQIRVFDICNH from the coding sequence ATGAATTCTATAGATCCATCCCTATTTTCGGGTATGGAACGTGCCATTTTTATGCGAAAGGATCAAAGCCCGATTGTATACAGATATGAATCGCTTACACAGTTGAGATTCGAACTGAATTTAAGAATAAAAATACTTGAAGCCGCGAATGGACTCTTAAGGAGCAAAGCAGCATTTGCTTCCTTTAAGAAATCAAGATGCAACACTATATTTTGGAACCTTACAGCATATGGGGGGTTTGCTCTTAAGAGGGGTGATTTGCCCTCAACAGCGATAAGAGATATTTTCACAAACGGTGCTCTCTATGCTTTTGAGTGCTCTACAGCGATGGTCATCGTTTTGTATAAGGCAGTTCTTGATTCCATCGGCGAATATAGATTCAACCAATATTTTGCGGATCTCCTTTTGTGGTACTGGGTCCTTGATAAAGATCTTAGGTATATCACCATAAATAGCAGCAGAGAAAGCTATCCGGGAGATATTCTTTATTTTAATAATCCGGACTTCATCCCCGATACACCGGAATGGCGGGGTGAGAATGTTGTTAAATTCGACGAAAACCTTTATTACGGACATGGTATTGGCATAACCAATGCAGAAGGCATAATAGCTGTACTTAACAAAATAAGAAAACCGAATAGTACACGATCCGCTTACCTTCTAGAACAAGCCTCATACCCGGATTTCAAATATTTATTTCATATTGCGGCTGGCCGCAGCTCCGATCATTATGTTTATGAATCCGTACAGCAATTCAACAGAAACCTCATAACTGCAAAAATTGGGCTCTCTCGTCAAATCAGAGTGTTTGACATTTGTAATCACTAA
- a CDS encoding winged helix-turn-helix transcriptional regulator codes for MRGKRRYQDFLNSKEKISTNILAERLVRLEKLHIITKSNDPTNKKQYLYSPTQKALDLLPILFEFMRWAIKHEPETDLTIPFVKKLQADEKGLMEEILAQFEKSEMSS; via the coding sequence ATTCGGGGGAAAAGAAGATATCAAGATTTTCTAAACTCAAAAGAGAAAATATCAACCAATATTTTGGCCGAACGGCTCGTCAGGCTCGAGAAATTACACATCATTACCAAATCCAATGATCCAACAAATAAAAAACAATATCTTTATTCGCCTACGCAAAAGGCACTTGATTTGTTACCAATCCTTTTTGAGTTCATGCGATGGGCCATCAAACATGAACCTGAAACGGACCTCACTATACCTTTTGTGAAAAAACTGCAGGCAGACGAAAAGGGACTAATGGAAGAAATTTTAGCTCAATTCGAAAAATCTGAGATGTCATCGTGA
- a CDS encoding DUF421 domain-containing protein, whose amino-acid sequence MDVWDSLLRSVMALGGLILWSRILGKKLISQMTFFDFVAGTTFGSIGGNLMFKKDVPLWLGLLSLSAFSLLVLLSDFIAMKSSRGRRLLESQYTVIIENGQVRDDLLKGIRLSVHELLMLLRKKDIFYLDEVETAILETDGTITVLKKAQALPLSRSDMNIQSSSRGLPILCVVEGNVLEENLKPVGKSRKWLLKELYKRGVQLENVLFVQMDSKGTLFVDLRVTRESQM is encoded by the coding sequence TTGGATGTATGGGATTCACTGTTACGATCGGTAATGGCTCTTGGCGGGCTGATACTCTGGTCACGGATACTCGGTAAAAAGCTGATTTCCCAAATGACGTTCTTCGATTTCGTTGCCGGAACGACCTTCGGATCAATTGGTGGCAATCTTATGTTCAAAAAAGATGTGCCCCTATGGCTGGGTCTCCTGAGCCTTTCCGCGTTTTCACTTCTTGTTTTGCTGTCGGACTTTATCGCCATGAAATCATCTCGTGGTCGCCGGCTACTCGAAAGCCAGTACACGGTAATCATTGAAAACGGACAAGTGCGTGACGACCTTTTGAAAGGAATCCGACTAAGTGTTCATGAGCTGCTTATGTTGCTACGTAAGAAAGATATTTTTTACCTGGACGAAGTTGAGACTGCGATCTTGGAGACGGATGGGACTATAACTGTATTAAAGAAGGCTCAAGCCCTACCACTTAGTCGGAGCGACATGAATATTCAATCATCATCCAGAGGATTACCAATCCTATGCGTTGTGGAAGGGAACGTACTCGAAGAAAACCTTAAACCAGTCGGAAAGAGCCGAAAATGGTTGCTGAAAGAACTGTATAAACGCGGCGTTCAGCTTGAAAATGTGTTATTCGTGCAGATGGACAGCAAGGGAACTCTCTTTGTTGACCTCCGTGTTACAAGAGAAAGTCAGATGTAA
- a CDS encoding DUF402 domain-containing protein, whose protein sequence is MYDEINIQVLKFGDHLHYEWTTKLLEKTETHIFVLGEYGRKLNHHTKQKIFTVDNWTIEFFSFDLWFTVSADVVDGKIKQYYCNINEPAKIKGNTVSFVDLDLDLIQRNGDWKVVDEDEFEINSVRFNYPEELIRRSRKELNNLQDRVKNNKFPFDGAIERFIKFIPK, encoded by the coding sequence ATGTATGATGAAATCAATATCCAGGTTTTGAAATTTGGTGATCACCTACATTATGAGTGGACAACAAAGCTTTTAGAAAAAACCGAAACTCATATTTTTGTGTTAGGTGAATACGGAAGAAAATTAAACCATCACACTAAGCAAAAAATATTTACAGTAGATAATTGGACAATTGAATTTTTTTCATTTGATTTGTGGTTTACTGTCAGCGCTGACGTAGTTGACGGGAAGATAAAGCAGTACTATTGCAATATTAACGAACCTGCGAAGATCAAGGGAAATACAGTTTCATTTGTAGATTTAGACTTAGATCTAATCCAACGAAACGGTGATTGGAAGGTTGTTGATGAAGATGAATTTGAAATCAATTCTGTTAGATTTAATTATCCAGAAGAATTAATCAGGAGAAGCAGGAAAGAGCTAAATAACTTACAAGATCGAGTAAAGAACAACAAGTTTCCTTTTGATGGCGCAATCGAACGATTTATAAAGTTTATCCCAAAGTGA
- a CDS encoding YciI family protein: MKYMILTYESQEDFEARTDSKRQEQYWAGWKDYGGAMKEAGVISSMHGLQPRNMATTVQLIDRELQVQEGPYADTKDQLGGYFIIDVPDINKAIEWAARCPAAATGAVEVRPVM, from the coding sequence ATGAAATACATGATCTTGACGTATGAATCTCAGGAAGATTTCGAGGCTAGGACAGACAGTAAGCGGCAAGAGCAATACTGGGCAGGCTGGAAGGACTATGGCGGTGCGATGAAAGAGGCTGGTGTCATCTCGAGCATGCATGGACTCCAACCGAGGAATATGGCGACAACTGTGCAACTTATCGATAGGGAACTTCAAGTTCAGGAAGGACCATACGCAGACACGAAAGATCAGCTCGGCGGATATTTCATTATCGATGTGCCTGACATTAATAAGGCGATCGAATGGGCAGCTCGTTGTCCAGCGGCAGCGACAGGCGCTGTCGAGGTCCGACCCGTGATGTAA
- a CDS encoding antibiotic biosynthesis monooxygenase family protein, which yields MVVEIIRYGIAPESAELFIKAYKEAGTYLNRSTHCLSYEVIKGIEEPNNFIVRIEWDSLEGHMQGFRTGPDFQYFFALVKPFFNAILEMKHYSVIANS from the coding sequence ATGGTAGTGGAAATCATTCGGTATGGCATAGCGCCAGAATCAGCTGAGCTTTTCATTAAGGCTTATAAAGAGGCTGGGACATATTTAAACCGCTCTACGCATTGTTTGTCCTACGAAGTCATAAAGGGCATTGAAGAACCTAACAATTTCATTGTCAGAATAGAATGGGACTCGTTGGAGGGACATATGCAAGGCTTTCGAACGGGACCGGATTTTCAGTATTTCTTTGCATTGGTTAAACCCTTCTTCAATGCGATCTTAGAGATGAAGCATTATAGCGTTATCGCTAACTCCTGA
- a CDS encoding DinB family protein produces the protein MSNSTFQFQTLDLARDFLEHYVKNVSESEARVIPKGFNNSILWNIGHIVTFTEKEIFGDTNREMKVPDSYMEMFLRGTKPADWIAEPPTLQTLLAQLAEQVSRIKETFHNRLDEKLSTQRSSPTAEKPATVGELLVLLCFHWGLHVSAVNSINRIIQNAKNSNEERS, from the coding sequence ATGTCCAATAGCACTTTTCAATTCCAGACCCTTGATCTGGCCCGCGATTTCCTTGAGCATTACGTGAAAAACGTCTCTGAAAGCGAGGCCAGAGTGATCCCCAAAGGCTTCAACAACTCTATTCTTTGGAATATTGGACATATTGTAACGTTTACGGAGAAGGAAATATTCGGCGACACCAATCGAGAGATGAAGGTGCCCGACAGTTACATGGAGATGTTTTTGAGGGGCACGAAGCCTGCCGACTGGATAGCGGAACCGCCCACGCTCCAGACACTCCTTGCTCAATTGGCGGAACAAGTTTCCCGCATCAAAGAAACGTTCCACAATCGTTTGGACGAAAAATTAAGCACGCAGCGATCATCTCCTACGGCAGAAAAGCCCGCAACGGTAGGGGAATTGCTGGTTTTATTATGTTTTCATTGGGGATTGCATGTTTCTGCAGTTAACAGTATCAATCGCATCATTCAAAATGCAAAGAATAGTAACGAGGAACGCTCCTAA
- a CDS encoding SDR family NAD(P)-dependent oxidoreductase: MAEQITALGLFVNILINNAGFGTYGRFEDISSDREQEEIMLNIASLVELTHQFLPDMVQKKDGIIVNVASLAAFQPGAYMAVYCASKAFVLSFTEA, from the coding sequence TTGGCTGAGCAAATTACCGCCCTCGGCCTGTTCGTTAATATTCTAATTAACAATGCAGGCTTCGGTACCTATGGACGCTTCGAGGACATCTCCAGCGATCGAGAACAAGAAGAGATTATGCTTAATATTGCCTCGCTCGTTGAATTGACTCATCAATTTTTACCTGATATGGTGCAGAAGAAAGATGGCATCATCGTGAATGTGGCTTCCTTGGCTGCTTTTCAACCGGGAGCGTATATGGCCGTTTACTGTGCTAGCAAAGCTTTTGTCCTGTCCTTCACCGAGGCGTGA
- a CDS encoding MFS transporter gives MTEDHFPKVNCGIRITDDWLMIALVIFAQLMPSAFLSVFISPLTDRFPKQLSMIFADLTRVVLILSMIFFVHSRGCCCSSCCSMALPKRSLNQRASLRYVELSGTIASRRYRLVPIRKQQVEKTPAISEPMDQ, from the coding sequence ATGACTGAGGATCATTTCCCCAAGGTAAATTGCGGCATAAGAATAACCGATGACTGGTTGATGATCGCGCTCGTCATCTTTGCACAGTTGATGCCGTCTGCTTTCCTGAGTGTCTTCATCAGTCCACTTACCGATCGTTTTCCCAAGCAGTTGAGCATGATCTTCGCCGACCTTACTCGGGTCGTCTTGATACTAAGTATGATCTTTTTCGTCCATTCTCGTGGATGTTGCTGTTCCTCGTGCTGCTCAATGGCGTTGCCAAAACGATCTTTGAACCAGCGCGCATCGCTTCGGTACGTCGAATTGTCGGGAACCATAGCATCCCGACGGTATCGCCTTGTTCCAATACGAAAACAGCAGGTTGAAAAAACACCTGCTATTTCTGAGCCAATGGATCAATAA
- a CDS encoding NAD(P)-dependent oxidoreductase codes for MNEAIGFIGLGNLGLPMATNLLNAGYSLTVYNRTASKAASLVAQGARLASQPVEAVTAGGIIATILWDDASVESIVMSDGFLEKLGTGGVHISMSTVSPDTSRKLAALHAEHGSILVEAPIFGVPQAAVARQLSIPMAGPQKAKECVRPILEAMGGLNIFDFGEEVGAANQVKLVGNFMITSAVYTIREALAMVEKNGGDPKAVIDMLTQTLFNAPIYKRYGQMVVDKVDHLFTQNKIPLKDVGIFKKTSQHVESPTPMSSLLYDLLSSEQGQG; via the coding sequence ATGAATGAAGCTATCGGATTCATCGGACTTGGCAATTTAGGATTACCTATGGCTACCAATCTCCTTAATGCCGGATATTCTCTCACGGTGTACAACCGAACTGCGAGTAAAGCAGCATCTCTAGTTGCTCAGGGCGCACGGCTGGCGTCCCAGCCGGTTGAGGCTGTAACGGCCGGAGGAATTATCGCAACTATTTTGTGGGATGATGCATCTGTGGAAAGCATCGTCATGAGCGATGGCTTTTTAGAAAAGCTTGGTACGGGTGGTGTTCACATCTCGATGAGCACGGTATCGCCAGATACATCAAGGAAGCTTGCAGCTCTTCACGCAGAGCATGGGAGTATCCTGGTGGAAGCGCCAATCTTCGGAGTCCCACAGGCAGCGGTCGCCCGTCAACTCTCCATCCCCATGGCGGGTCCGCAGAAGGCCAAGGAATGCGTTAGACCGATTCTAGAGGCGATGGGAGGATTGAATATTTTCGACTTCGGTGAAGAAGTGGGCGCAGCAAATCAAGTTAAGCTCGTGGGAAACTTCATGATTACTTCAGCCGTGTACACAATTAGAGAAGCCCTCGCGATGGTCGAGAAGAATGGGGGCGATCCCAAAGCCGTGATTGATATGCTAACCCAAACGCTGTTTAACGCTCCTATCTATAAGAGATATGGCCAGATGGTTGTCGACAAAGTAGATCATCTCTTCACACAAAACAAGATCCCGCTGAAGGATGTGGGCATCTTTAAAAAAACATCACAACACGTGGAGTCTCCCACTCCTATGTCAAGTCTATTGTACGACCTATTGAGTAGCGAGCAAGGACAAGGCTAA
- a CDS encoding HAD hydrolase-like protein, giving the protein MLLAAQKSFGIGIKNIAFVGDEEKDIKAAKNAGIISILINREEQKKCYGEDLQIKSLIEITKLLETQVS; this is encoded by the coding sequence ATCCTTCTTGCAGCGCAGAAGAGTTTTGGGATTGGTATTAAAAATATTGCTTTTGTTGGTGACGAGGAGAAAGATATTAAAGCAGCAAAAAATGCTGGAATAATATCCATCCTTATAAATAGAGAAGAACAGAAAAAATGCTATGGCGAAGATTTACAAATAAAAAGTTTAATCGAAATAACGAAGCTTTTGGAAACACAGGTTTCTTGA
- a CDS encoding copper chaperone Copz family protein has translation MESCCQTSSKPKTIYICPSCGQNGKSVPPVTLKALLKPSALEIFQPELPYAFCSTPSCDVVYFSDTQTFSKDTLKVSVFQKEDSLDVPVCYCFGWTRERLKAVQDKKQPIDHIREQVQADRCGCEVNNPQGSCCLGNVTAFVRNLGT, from the coding sequence ATGGAGAGTTGTTGTCAAACATCTAGCAAACCTAAAACCATCTATATTTGCCCTTCTTGTGGGCAGAATGGAAAAAGCGTCCCACCAGTTACTCTTAAAGCATTGCTTAAACCTTCTGCATTGGAGATTTTCCAACCCGAATTACCATATGCTTTTTGCTCCACTCCTTCATGTGATGTTGTCTATTTTAGTGATACGCAAACCTTTAGCAAAGATACCCTCAAAGTCTCGGTTTTCCAAAAGGAGGATTCGCTGGATGTACCCGTTTGTTATTGTTTTGGCTGGACGAGAGAGCGTCTAAAGGCAGTTCAAGATAAAAAACAACCAATTGACCATATTCGAGAACAAGTTCAAGCTGATCGTTGTGGTTGTGAAGTCAACAATCCGCAAGGGTCTTGCTGTTTAGGCAATGTCACTGCATTTGTTCGTAACCTCGGCACGTAA
- a CDS encoding aldo/keto reductase: protein MQYNNLSKTSLKVSSLSLGTMMFGGQTSEADSLKIMDYAFEHGINFFDTANSYNQGESEKIVSKGLKGRRDEIILATKVRSQMGENPNNAGLSRRNILSAVDASLKRLDTDYIDIYYMHAPDYETSIEESLETMTTLVKSGKIRYIGVSNYAAWQIADMLSICDKRNYIAPIITQNVYNPITRGIEAELVPFLKAHDVGMAIYNPIAGGLLAGKHKQGGPAENTRFANNETYFNRYWSDENFAAVDKLTHIAAECGLSILQLAMKWCAVQESVTSIISGVSRLDQIEQNIASIEGEPLDAETLLKCDEVWRSLAGTRFGYNR, encoded by the coding sequence ATGCAGTATAATAACTTGTCAAAAACAAGTCTCAAAGTTTCCTCGTTGAGTCTTGGAACCATGATGTTCGGAGGGCAAACAAGCGAAGCTGACAGTCTTAAAATCATGGACTACGCATTTGAGCATGGCATCAATTTTTTTGATACTGCAAACTCATATAATCAGGGCGAAAGCGAAAAGATCGTCAGCAAGGGTCTCAAAGGCAGGCGTGATGAGATTATTCTTGCGACCAAGGTACGCAGTCAAATGGGTGAAAACCCAAATAACGCTGGACTAAGCCGCCGAAATATCCTATCTGCTGTTGATGCCAGCTTGAAGAGATTGGATACTGATTATATCGACATCTACTACATGCATGCGCCCGACTACGAAACCTCCATTGAAGAATCACTTGAAACCATGACTACTTTGGTGAAATCGGGGAAAATTCGATATATTGGTGTCAGCAACTATGCCGCATGGCAGATCGCCGATATGTTGTCTATCTGCGACAAACGCAATTATATAGCACCCATTATCACCCAGAATGTCTATAACCCTATTACCCGCGGCATAGAAGCAGAACTCGTTCCTTTTTTAAAAGCGCATGACGTGGGCATGGCCATCTACAATCCTATCGCCGGCGGGTTGCTGGCCGGTAAGCATAAGCAAGGCGGGCCTGCGGAAAATACCCGGTTTGCCAACAATGAAACATACTTTAACCGGTACTGGTCAGATGAGAACTTTGCCGCTGTCGACAAGCTTACTCACATTGCTGCGGAATGCGGACTAAGTATCCTGCAGCTTGCGATGAAGTGGTGCGCTGTGCAAGAATCCGTGACGAGTATCATTTCTGGAGTAAGCCGGTTGGATCAGATCGAGCAAAATATTGCGTCGATTGAGGGGGAACCGCTGGATGCCGAAACTCTGTTGAAGTGCGATGAAGTATGGCGTTCATTGGCAGGAACACGTTTTGGATACAACCGATAA
- a CDS encoding aldo/keto reductase, protein MQKRMLGRELEVSALGLGTMMMPNNEESVHTIQGALDLGVTMFDTADLYGEYTLGRFGSNEKLVGRALKGRRGEAIIATKFGITHSQGPKGDPAYIKKSIDASLFSLDIDYIDLYYQHRPDPNTPIEETVGTLADLVQQGKVRYIGLSEAPADLIRRAHAVHPIAAVETEYSLWSREVEDEVLPVLRELGIGLVPYSPLGRGFLTGQIKKFEDLPEDDYRRYYPRFQGENFVKNVNVVTLIEKMAAQKGCTAAQLGLAWLLAQGEQIVPIPGTKRLDRVQENLGALQVSLSADDLAQIERISPKGIAAGSRFPGSSI, encoded by the coding sequence ATGCAAAAAAGAATGCTGGGACGCGAGCTTGAAGTGTCGGCTCTTGGCCTCGGAACGATGATGATGCCAAACAACGAAGAGTCTGTGCACACCATCCAGGGAGCACTGGATCTCGGCGTAACGATGTTCGATACAGCGGATCTTTACGGTGAATACACGCTAGGACGGTTCGGAAGCAATGAGAAACTCGTTGGGCGGGCTCTCAAAGGCCGGCGCGGGGAGGCAATTATAGCGACTAAATTCGGGATTACGCACAGTCAGGGTCCAAAAGGAGATCCAGCTTATATCAAGAAGTCCATCGATGCCAGCCTCTTCAGTCTAGACATTGATTATATCGACCTGTATTATCAGCACCGTCCTGATCCGAATACTCCCATCGAAGAGACGGTCGGAACGCTGGCTGATTTAGTCCAACAAGGGAAGGTACGCTACATCGGATTGTCAGAAGCTCCGGCCGATCTTATACGCCGTGCGCATGCCGTGCATCCAATTGCCGCGGTAGAAACCGAGTATTCGCTTTGGAGCCGGGAAGTGGAGGATGAAGTGCTGCCGGTTCTAAGGGAGCTCGGTATCGGCTTAGTACCTTACAGCCCGCTGGGCCGAGGCTTCCTGACCGGTCAGATCAAGAAGTTTGAGGATTTGCCGGAAGACGATTATCGGCGCTATTACCCAAGATTCCAAGGCGAGAATTTTGTCAAGAACGTAAATGTCGTCACTCTGATAGAAAAGATGGCCGCGCAAAAAGGCTGCACCGCCGCCCAGCTGGGACTGGCATGGCTTTTGGCGCAGGGCGAACAGATCGTTCCGATTCCAGGAACGAAACGACTGGACCGCGTTCAGGAGAACCTCGGTGCTCTGCAGGTTTCCTTGTCAGCAGATGATCTGGCGCAGATCGAACGCATCTCGCCTAAAGGGATTGCCGCAGGCAGTCGTTTCCCGGGCAGTAGTATCTAA
- a CDS encoding TMEM175 family protein translates to MTKTRLEALSDGVIAIVMTILILEFKVPKIESAEGDWVLVKDFILNLPVVLSYIISFLVLTVWWMSHHQLFHAVKHIDRKTIFLNGIFLMFIAFVPYPTALMGEYPSLHFPSILYGVIGLFSGATYYCLYHHILRKNADHPFTASPDAFAFKNTWLHLLVYIIAIGIAFVSPYISIAVYAAIPIYYFLKKNG, encoded by the coding sequence ATGACCAAGACCCGGCTTGAGGCTCTGAGCGACGGCGTCATAGCGATCGTGATGACCATTCTAATCCTTGAATTTAAAGTTCCGAAGATCGAATCAGCCGAAGGAGATTGGGTGCTCGTAAAGGATTTTATCCTCAATTTGCCTGTAGTTCTTAGCTATATTATTAGTTTTTTGGTTCTAACCGTTTGGTGGATGTCTCATCATCAATTGTTTCATGCAGTCAAACACATAGATCGCAAAACGATTTTTCTGAACGGCATTTTTCTGATGTTTATCGCTTTCGTCCCTTACCCAACGGCGCTCATGGGTGAATATCCGAGCCTTCATTTCCCTTCTATTTTGTATGGTGTAATTGGTCTGTTCAGCGGGGCGACTTATTATTGTCTGTACCACCATATTTTGAGAAAGAATGCCGATCATCCGTTTACCGCTAGTCCGGATGCGTTTGCATTTAAGAATACTTGGCTGCATTTACTCGTTTATATTATCGCAATAGGTATCGCCTTCGTCTCCCCGTATATTTCGATTGCCGTATACGCGGCAATTCCGATCTACTATTTTCTTAAGAAAAATGGATAA